Proteins found in one Planctomycetes bacterium MalM25 genomic segment:
- the pknB_4 gene encoding Serine/threonine-protein kinase PknB, which produces MAARPAFRAEKSTNSAPAAHMTWASRSLAGTVSKTRRFLTNQLWAWPIIAVVVLAIIGWLVNGAIEATMKESLESELQTVLKIEVAMLENWLDAQEDNAKSMAGENEVRRLVMALVEGAASDEEPLTTEEATTQLHRLLKPEMNSYDYEHFVVLNRQRVIASSRASAIGLATPPGLNDLNERVFAGKASVSRPFKSLLTQIDAEGRLQASGAPTMFVLAPVLDTQLQVIAAIGFKIRPEAEFTRILQLGQLDQSGETYAFDANGLMLSNSRFDEELKIEGLLQEETSSILHLLVRDPGGDITKGFRPDKLRSQLPPTRMVANAVDGEPGVDVTGYRDYRGVPVVGAWTWLGGYGFGVATELDYQEAFRPLTILKRTFWVLLILLGICSLAIFVFTLMMARLQRQAREAAIEAKQLGQYQLEEKLGEGAMGVVYRGRHAMLRRPTAVKLLNADKVSEESVKRFEREVQVTSNLNHPNTIAIYDYGHTPEGVFYYAMEFLDGVDLQALVNTYGPQPPGRVIYILKQVCGSLYEAHSSGLVHRDIKPANLMINRRGGEGDVVKVLDFGLVKAREEAQDETMAGTPLYMSPEAITLPGSVDACSDLYAVGAVGYYLLTGRPVFEADRLVELCEMHTSQEPTTPSQRLGKSVPEDLENVILACLEKSRSRRPQTARELANRLRACEAAPEWTADKADNWWNSHERGAKPSIGTSTTSQEHDATVLLDP; this is translated from the coding sequence ATGGCCGCACGCCCCGCTTTCCGAGCCGAAAAGAGCACCAATTCCGCGCCGGCGGCTCACATGACCTGGGCTTCGCGTTCGCTGGCCGGCACGGTCTCCAAGACACGGCGGTTTCTGACGAACCAGCTCTGGGCTTGGCCGATCATTGCGGTGGTCGTCTTGGCGATCATCGGGTGGCTCGTGAACGGCGCCATCGAGGCGACGATGAAGGAAAGCCTCGAAAGCGAGTTGCAGACCGTTCTCAAGATCGAGGTCGCCATGCTCGAGAACTGGCTCGACGCTCAGGAGGACAACGCCAAGAGCATGGCCGGCGAGAACGAGGTGCGCCGGCTTGTTATGGCTTTGGTTGAGGGAGCGGCAAGCGATGAGGAACCGCTCACGACCGAGGAGGCGACGACCCAACTCCATCGGCTGCTCAAGCCGGAGATGAACTCGTATGACTATGAGCATTTCGTGGTGCTCAATCGTCAGCGTGTGATTGCGTCGAGCCGCGCCTCGGCGATCGGCCTAGCCACGCCGCCCGGGTTGAACGACTTGAACGAGCGTGTCTTCGCGGGAAAGGCGAGCGTGTCGCGTCCTTTCAAGAGCCTGCTGACCCAGATCGACGCCGAAGGCCGTTTGCAGGCATCCGGGGCGCCGACCATGTTCGTCCTCGCGCCGGTGCTCGACACCCAGCTGCAAGTGATCGCCGCGATCGGATTCAAAATCCGACCAGAGGCCGAATTCACCCGCATCCTACAGCTCGGTCAGCTGGACCAATCGGGAGAGACCTATGCGTTCGACGCAAACGGCCTGATGCTCTCCAACAGCCGATTCGATGAGGAGCTGAAGATCGAAGGCCTCCTGCAAGAGGAGACCTCGTCGATCCTTCACCTGCTCGTGCGCGATCCCGGAGGCGACATCACGAAGGGTTTCCGCCCCGACAAGCTACGCAGCCAACTCCCACCGACTCGCATGGTTGCTAACGCTGTCGACGGCGAGCCGGGTGTCGATGTGACGGGCTATCGCGACTACCGCGGCGTGCCCGTCGTGGGCGCGTGGACTTGGCTCGGTGGCTACGGCTTCGGCGTTGCAACCGAACTCGACTACCAAGAGGCGTTCCGCCCGTTGACGATCCTCAAGCGGACCTTTTGGGTGCTACTGATCCTGCTGGGAATCTGCTCGCTGGCGATCTTCGTGTTCACGCTCATGATGGCCCGCCTGCAACGGCAGGCCCGCGAGGCCGCCATCGAGGCGAAGCAGCTCGGGCAGTACCAGCTCGAAGAGAAGCTCGGCGAGGGGGCGATGGGCGTCGTTTACCGCGGCCGGCACGCTATGCTCCGCCGCCCGACCGCTGTGAAGCTGCTCAACGCCGATAAGGTCTCAGAGGAATCGGTCAAACGCTTCGAACGCGAGGTGCAAGTCACCAGTAACTTAAACCACCCGAACACGATTGCCATCTACGACTACGGGCATACGCCCGAGGGCGTTTTCTACTACGCGATGGAGTTCCTCGACGGCGTCGACCTGCAAGCGCTCGTGAACACCTACGGACCCCAGCCGCCCGGACGCGTGATCTATATCCTCAAGCAGGTCTGTGGATCGCTGTACGAAGCGCACAGTTCGGGCCTGGTGCACCGCGACATCAAGCCGGCCAACCTGATGATCAACCGCCGCGGCGGCGAGGGCGATGTCGTCAAGGTGCTCGACTTCGGGCTCGTGAAGGCCCGCGAGGAGGCGCAAGACGAAACGATGGCGGGCACGCCACTCTACATGTCGCCCGAGGCGATCACGCTCCCCGGTTCGGTCGATGCCTGCAGCGACCTCTACGCGGTCGGAGCGGTCGGCTACTACTTGTTGACCGGACGGCCCGTCTTCGAGGCGGATAGGCTTGTCGAACTCTGCGAGATGCACACCTCACAGGAGCCGACGACTCCGAGCCAACGCCTCGGGAAGTCCGTACCCGAGGACCTCGAGAATGTCATCCTGGCCTGTCTCGAGAAGTCACGATCAAGGCGTCCCCAAACAGCCCGCGAGTTGGCCAACCGCCTAAGGGCGTGCGAAGCGGCGCCCGAGTGGACCGCCGACAAGGCCGATAACTGGTGGAACTCCCACGAACGGGGCGCTAAGCCGAGCATCGGGACGAGCACCACCTCGCAAGAGCACGACGCGACCGTGCTGCTCGACCCTTAG
- the yafP gene encoding putative N-acetyltransferase YafP has product MHVRRYRPEEAPELWLLFHNTIRNVNTRDYTEEQVRVWAPDTVDPEKWRQRMEGIDPLVCVEEGVIVGYTDVQATGLIDHFFVHHAWQRRGVGTRLMQAIHAEADRLGLDQMHSHVSLTARPFYEAHGFHVEKQQEVEDGGLTFRNFLMRKRLK; this is encoded by the coding sequence ATGCACGTCCGACGCTATCGGCCCGAGGAAGCGCCCGAGCTGTGGCTCCTGTTCCACAACACAATCCGCAACGTGAACACGCGGGACTACACCGAGGAGCAGGTCCGGGTCTGGGCGCCCGACACCGTCGATCCCGAGAAGTGGCGCCAACGCATGGAGGGGATCGACCCACTGGTGTGCGTCGAGGAGGGTGTGATCGTCGGCTATACCGACGTGCAAGCGACCGGCCTCATCGATCACTTCTTCGTCCACCACGCGTGGCAACGCCGCGGCGTCGGCACGCGCCTGATGCAGGCAATCCACGCCGAGGCGGACCGGCTCGGGCTCGACCAGATGCACTCGCACGTGAGCCTCACCGCGCGTCCGTTCTACGAGGCGCACGGCTTCCACGTCGAGAAGCAGCAGGAGGTCGAGGACGGCGGCCTGACGTTCCGCAACTTCCTGATGCGTAAGCGGCTGAAGTAA
- a CDS encoding Pseudouridine synthase, with protein sequence MSDEPLPLEFIVGEEEASRRLDALLAERLTGFSRSLLKKAIDAGRVTVDGERRKPSHRLEPGERVRVEELERPAEGPEPEAIDLDLIYEDDDLVAVNKPAGMVVHPAKGNWSGTLAAGLAHHFGDALSSTGGPTRPGIVHRLDRDTTGVIVVAKHDQAHERLAAQFADRSTEKEYAAIVLGEPDRDGDVIDEPIGPHPHLREKMAIRRDLPDARSAVTTFEVVERMKRCSLLRLTPKTGRTHQIRVHLAHRGNPVLCDKQYGGRSQITASELAGGVAKPGEEPLLARHALHARRLRINHPTTGDRLTLEAPLPEDIQRVLEFMRRESS encoded by the coding sequence GTGAGCGACGAGCCCCTCCCGCTGGAGTTTATCGTCGGCGAGGAAGAAGCCTCCCGACGGCTCGACGCCCTGTTGGCGGAGCGGCTGACCGGCTTCAGCCGCTCGCTGCTGAAGAAGGCGATCGACGCCGGGCGGGTCACTGTCGATGGCGAGCGCCGGAAGCCGTCGCACCGGCTCGAGCCGGGCGAGCGCGTCCGTGTCGAGGAGCTCGAGCGCCCCGCCGAGGGGCCCGAACCCGAGGCGATCGATCTCGACCTGATCTACGAGGACGACGACTTGGTCGCCGTCAACAAGCCGGCCGGCATGGTCGTCCACCCCGCCAAGGGGAACTGGTCCGGCACGCTCGCCGCGGGCCTCGCCCACCACTTCGGCGACGCCCTCAGCTCGACCGGCGGGCCAACCCGCCCCGGGATTGTCCACCGCCTCGACCGGGACACGACCGGCGTGATCGTTGTCGCGAAGCACGACCAGGCGCACGAGCGCCTCGCCGCGCAGTTCGCCGACCGCTCGACCGAGAAAGAATACGCGGCGATCGTGCTGGGCGAGCCCGACCGTGACGGCGACGTCATCGACGAGCCGATCGGGCCGCACCCGCACCTCCGCGAGAAGATGGCGATCCGCCGCGACCTGCCCGACGCCCGCAGCGCCGTGACCACGTTCGAGGTCGTCGAGAGAATGAAACGGTGCTCGTTGCTCCGCCTCACGCCGAAGACGGGCCGTACGCACCAGATCCGCGTCCACCTGGCCCACCGCGGCAACCCCGTGCTGTGCGACAAGCAGTACGGCGGCCGCAGTCAGATCACCGCCAGCGAGCTGGCGGGCGGCGTCGCGAAGCCGGGCGAAGAGCCCCTGCTCGCCCGCCACGCCCTCCACGCCCGCCGGCTGCGGATCAATCACCCGACCACCGGCGACCGGCTCACCCTTGAGGCGCCGCTTCCCGAAGACATCCAACGCGTCCTGGAGTTCATGAGGCGTGAGTCCAGCTGA